One Deinococcus grandis DNA window includes the following coding sequences:
- a CDS encoding mannose-1-phosphate guanylyltransferase codes for MNADAQPLFVPVILAGGSGERFWPLSRKHRPKQFLTLDDSGRSLLQATADRLTALAGHAARIMVVTGRDHRAQVLEQLPDMPVENLLVEPTPRDTAAAILFAALKVAQLNPQAVMGVFPADHRITDAAAFERVVRRAEQVARETDQLVTIGIEPTFPATGYGYIERGELLGAHDELSAYRVTRFTEKPDSETARAFLRTGLYSWNSGMFIWNVQAILRAFEQHQPALYAQLSEAMARHTLLQPRLPEVFPQLPKISIDYAILEKADNVVVIPAEFGWDDLGDWNAMERLLKGEGDNVSVGRHIGIDTGGAILYTTSGDDLIATIGLEDVVVVRAGDVTLVVRKDRTQDIKQVVQQLKSHPELERFA; via the coding sequence ATGAACGCAGATGCCCAGCCCTTATTCGTCCCCGTCATCCTGGCAGGCGGCAGCGGAGAGCGCTTCTGGCCACTCTCCCGCAAGCACCGGCCCAAGCAGTTCCTGACGCTGGATGACTCCGGCCGCAGTCTCCTGCAGGCCACGGCAGACCGCCTGACGGCCTTGGCCGGCCACGCCGCCCGGATCATGGTGGTGACCGGGCGTGATCATCGCGCGCAGGTCCTGGAACAGTTGCCGGATATGCCGGTCGAGAATCTGCTCGTCGAGCCTACCCCCCGTGATACGGCTGCCGCCATCCTCTTTGCGGCGCTGAAAGTGGCCCAGCTGAACCCGCAGGCTGTGATGGGGGTATTCCCAGCAGATCACCGCATCACGGACGCGGCGGCGTTTGAGCGTGTCGTCCGGCGTGCCGAACAGGTCGCCCGGGAGACCGACCAGCTTGTGACCATTGGGATCGAACCGACCTTCCCGGCCACAGGGTATGGGTACATCGAGCGAGGTGAGCTCCTCGGTGCCCATGACGAACTGTCGGCTTACCGGGTAACGCGCTTCACCGAGAAGCCCGACAGTGAAACGGCCCGCGCTTTTCTCCGTACTGGCCTGTACAGTTGGAACAGTGGAATGTTCATCTGGAATGTCCAGGCCATCCTCAGGGCCTTCGAGCAGCATCAGCCCGCACTGTATGCCCAGCTGTCGGAGGCGATGGCCCGCCATACGCTTCTACAGCCGCGTCTGCCCGAGGTCTTTCCGCAACTTCCCAAGATCAGCATCGACTACGCCATCCTGGAAAAAGCCGACAACGTGGTGGTCATCCCGGCAGAGTTCGGCTGGGACGACCTGGGTGACTGGAATGCCATGGAACGTTTGCTCAAAGGTGAGGGCGACAATGTCTCCGTCGGTCGGCACATCGGCATCGATACCGGTGGGGCGATCCTGTACACCACGAGCGGCGATGACCTGATCGCCACGATCGGCTTGGAAGACGTGGTGGTCGTGCGTGCCGGCGACGTCACGCTGGTCGTCCGGAAGGATCGCACGCAGGACATCAAGCAGGTTGTCCAACAACTGAAATCCCATCCTGAACTGGAGCGCTTCGCATGA
- a CDS encoding bactofilin family protein: protein MGVETLRSGDGRAWLELLHREADGDLTPAETALLRALPPEVQAQRERLAHVAPALRAVPELPRSVAADVAREVRLSARLVSPPLPRSLAAQVAAEVALSARMADVPALPRSVASAITRDVRLEQALTRTPAMPGSVAASVARNVRLGSQLATPPLPRSVAASVVQDLRLDRTLGAPVPALPGSVAAAVAQQVRLTPPEQLSPAPAAAAALIGNRPRNPAPLIMVVSLLVALTLLAVSTAWPNLAAGALVLQTLLAQVSPLAGVGLLLLLMTSAAVTWRPAPATQRFGGLAFAVSAALTLPALYGVVTHGTVSFGRDVVVHGPVKGNVLAAGGNIVLAPDAQVDGEVVTLLGDIRREAGAQVGGTVTALLGQVPGDSAAREIQAPSGLGAVTAAAFRPVLGWLGGAAWPQVFVGLTGGALLLLFVSGLAPLLARRQRHAPVRTLALGVLSLAALLGPAGGLALAGLLGPALLAAALAVLLIAVGLSVSAYDAGRALAYRAGLPVPDAVGAMVGLSAVAASLSVPPVAFALAVVGGTWGAGTLLLSRTGNPPEVPLESQAA from the coding sequence ATGGGCGTGGAGACTCTTCGATCGGGGGATGGGCGGGCGTGGCTGGAGCTGCTGCACCGCGAGGCGGACGGTGACCTGACCCCCGCCGAGACGGCACTGCTGCGCGCCCTCCCGCCGGAGGTGCAGGCGCAGCGTGAGCGGCTGGCGCACGTGGCACCTGCGCTGCGGGCCGTGCCGGAGCTGCCGCGCAGCGTGGCGGCGGACGTCGCGCGCGAGGTACGGCTGTCGGCGCGGCTGGTCTCCCCTCCCCTGCCCCGGTCCCTGGCAGCTCAGGTCGCGGCGGAGGTGGCCCTGTCCGCAAGGATGGCTGACGTGCCAGCCCTGCCCCGCAGTGTGGCATCGGCCATCACGCGGGACGTGCGGCTGGAGCAGGCCCTGACCCGCACGCCCGCGATGCCCGGCAGCGTGGCGGCCAGCGTGGCCCGCAATGTCCGGCTCGGCTCGCAGCTGGCGACCCCGCCGCTGCCGCGTTCGGTCGCGGCCAGCGTCGTGCAGGACCTGCGGCTGGACCGGACGCTGGGGGCGCCGGTCCCCGCGCTGCCGGGCAGTGTCGCGGCCGCCGTGGCGCAGCAGGTGCGCCTCACCCCGCCAGAACAGTTGTCGCCCGCTCCGGCGGCAGCCGCCGCGTTGATCGGGAACCGGCCGCGCAACCCGGCGCCGCTGATCATGGTGGTGTCGCTGCTCGTGGCGCTGACGCTGCTGGCCGTCTCGACCGCGTGGCCAAACCTCGCGGCGGGCGCGCTGGTGCTGCAGACCCTGCTGGCGCAGGTGTCGCCGCTGGCCGGCGTGGGGCTGCTGCTGCTGCTCATGACGAGCGCCGCCGTGACGTGGCGGCCCGCACCCGCCACGCAGCGCTTCGGAGGGCTGGCCTTCGCCGTGAGTGCCGCGCTGACCCTCCCGGCGCTGTACGGGGTGGTCACGCACGGCACGGTCAGTTTCGGGCGGGACGTGGTCGTGCACGGACCCGTGAAGGGCAACGTGCTCGCGGCGGGCGGGAATATCGTGCTGGCCCCCGACGCCCAGGTGGACGGCGAGGTCGTGACCCTGCTCGGCGACATCCGCCGCGAGGCGGGCGCGCAGGTGGGCGGGACCGTCACGGCCCTGCTGGGGCAGGTGCCCGGTGACAGCGCCGCCCGCGAGATCCAGGCGCCGAGCGGGCTGGGCGCCGTGACGGCCGCCGCGTTCCGCCCGGTCCTGGGCTGGCTGGGCGGCGCGGCGTGGCCGCAGGTGTTCGTGGGTCTGACCGGCGGGGCCCTGCTGCTGCTGTTCGTGTCGGGTCTGGCGCCGCTGCTGGCGCGGCGGCAGCGGCACGCGCCGGTGCGGACGCTGGCGCTGGGCGTGCTGTCGCTGGCGGCACTGCTCGGCCCGGCCGGCGGGCTGGCGCTGGCGGGCCTGCTGGGCCCGGCCCTGCTGGCGGCGGCCCTGGCGGTGCTGCTGATCGCGGTGGGCCTGAGCGTCAGCGCGTACGACGCGGGCCGCGCGCTGGCATACCGCGCGGGGCTGCCCGTCCCGGACGCGGTGGGGGCCATGGTGGGCCTGAGTGCCGTGGCGGCCAGCCTGAGCGTGCCTCCAGTGGCGTTCGCGCTGGCGGTGGTGGGCGGCACCTGGGGCGCGGGCACGCTGCTCCTGAGCCGCACCGGCAATCCCCCTGAAGTCCCGCTGGAATCCCAGGCCGCCTGA
- the moaC gene encoding cyclic pyranopterin monophosphate synthase MoaC, which yields MTRRTELAQGQDVPELTHFRDGLPRMVDVSGKVATAREATAEAWVRLPPEARAALEAGTNPKGDPLTVARLAGLAGCKRTADLITLCHPIPVSGADVRVTLEEAGVYVWARVRTTAPTGVEMEALTAVTVAALNVYDMLKAASKAIEVTGVRLLGKSGGKSGDYAAPPSGGVAAPGTSGEG from the coding sequence GTGACACGGCGGACTGAGCTGGCCCAGGGGCAGGACGTGCCGGAACTGACGCATTTCCGGGACGGGCTGCCGCGCATGGTGGACGTCTCGGGGAAGGTCGCCACGGCGCGTGAGGCCACGGCGGAAGCGTGGGTGCGCCTGCCGCCCGAGGCGCGCGCTGCGCTGGAGGCAGGTACAAATCCGAAGGGGGACCCGCTGACGGTGGCGCGGCTGGCGGGGCTGGCGGGCTGCAAGCGCACGGCGGACCTGATCACGCTGTGTCATCCCATTCCGGTGTCGGGCGCGGACGTCCGCGTGACGCTGGAGGAGGCGGGGGTGTACGTGTGGGCGCGGGTCCGCACGACCGCCCCGACCGGCGTGGAGATGGAGGCCCTGACGGCGGTGACGGTCGCGGCGCTGAACGTGTACGACATGCTCAAGGCGGCGAGCAAGGCCATCGAGGTGACGGGCGTGCGGCTGCTGGGCAAGAGTGGCGGCAAGAGCGGCGATTACGCGGCCCCCCCTTCGGGTGGTGTGGCGGCGCCGGGAACTTCCGGCGAAGGTTGA
- a CDS encoding polysaccharide biosynthesis tyrosine autokinase, with protein MTDYSQMEPRRSAQESPEPREQEIELGTLWNGVRRRLPVILLATGIIGAGVYALSRGQPDVFEATASLVTTGNSGNLGSGRDSVVTASPLPEGALQEALNGPTVLGRIITGLRETTRIPQELRTELADDLQRELQLREVKTLQLQNQLDFNGNGIYSVTARAGSSVAAKFLADLSAQVLLDWDRGRALNGLGRASQSLQAQLAEIDRQLAEGASSDLERQTLVASRASLQRTLAQVDIQAKGATGSLELVSPAVEPLERVAPKPTRNAILAGLLTLLLGGGLAALRTVTDRTARSEDDLLSFGLPTLGSVPKLRRRDVVFSGIVRAARQAGLYEALGFLRVNLLTRLGTLKGQRIMISSTAPGEGKSSLTATLADTMANSGLRVLIIDADMRRGTQQDVWDKYESSHKWLQLSGEGGARTLQEALGAPENVQVIEAEPGVHVLPAGPGLQDSMGLLNRAPLSQILESWSSSYDLVLIDSPPMLALADGLILGRHVDQVLIVVEEGKTSLNAVKQTLRRAHNASVPILGFILNKVSASSQEAQGYGYGYGYAPRKRGG; from the coding sequence ATGACCGACTACTCACAGATGGAGCCGCGCCGCTCGGCTCAGGAATCGCCGGAACCACGGGAACAGGAGATCGAACTCGGTACGCTCTGGAACGGGGTGCGGCGTCGCCTGCCCGTCATCCTGCTGGCAACTGGGATCATTGGTGCTGGTGTTTACGCTCTGTCCCGGGGGCAGCCGGACGTATTTGAGGCGACTGCTAGTCTGGTGACGACGGGCAACAGCGGCAATCTTGGGAGTGGTCGGGACAGTGTGGTCACAGCATCCCCCCTACCTGAGGGCGCTCTCCAGGAGGCGCTCAACGGACCTACTGTGCTGGGACGCATCATCACTGGGCTGCGCGAGACTACCCGTATCCCTCAGGAGTTGCGGACTGAACTGGCTGACGACTTGCAACGAGAACTGCAATTGCGGGAGGTCAAAACCCTGCAACTGCAAAATCAACTCGACTTCAACGGTAATGGTATCTATTCCGTGACAGCCCGTGCAGGTAGCTCAGTTGCCGCAAAGTTCCTAGCGGACCTGAGTGCACAGGTGTTGCTAGACTGGGACCGTGGGCGCGCTCTAAACGGCCTTGGACGAGCGTCACAGAGCCTCCAGGCCCAGTTGGCTGAAATAGATCGGCAGCTGGCCGAGGGAGCGTCAAGTGACTTGGAACGGCAGACGCTGGTTGCCTCACGGGCAAGCCTGCAACGCACGTTGGCGCAGGTAGATATCCAGGCCAAGGGTGCGACTGGTTCGCTGGAACTTGTCTCCCCGGCTGTTGAGCCACTGGAACGGGTAGCGCCAAAACCTACTCGCAATGCGATCCTGGCAGGATTGCTGACCCTGCTGCTAGGCGGTGGTCTTGCCGCCTTACGTACGGTGACAGACCGCACGGCTCGTTCTGAAGATGATCTGCTCAGCTTTGGCCTGCCGACGCTGGGCAGCGTGCCCAAGCTACGCCGAAGGGATGTGGTCTTCAGTGGAATAGTCCGTGCAGCCCGTCAGGCGGGGCTGTACGAGGCACTGGGGTTCCTGCGCGTGAACCTACTGACGCGGCTGGGAACTCTTAAAGGGCAGCGCATTATGATCTCATCGACTGCGCCCGGTGAAGGCAAGAGCAGCCTGACGGCGACGCTGGCTGACACCATGGCTAACAGTGGTCTACGCGTGCTGATCATCGATGCTGATATGCGCCGTGGTACTCAGCAGGATGTCTGGGACAAGTATGAATCCAGCCACAAATGGCTTCAGCTCAGCGGTGAAGGTGGGGCTCGTACGCTTCAGGAGGCCCTAGGCGCTCCAGAGAACGTGCAGGTAATTGAAGCTGAGCCCGGGGTGCATGTCTTGCCAGCAGGCCCAGGGCTGCAAGACAGTATGGGACTGCTGAACCGCGCCCCTCTGAGCCAAATTCTGGAGAGCTGGAGTTCAAGCTATGATCTAGTGCTCATCGACAGCCCTCCCATGCTGGCTCTGGCAGATGGCCTGATCCTCGGGCGACATGTCGATCAAGTTCTGATTGTAGTGGAAGAAGGGAAGACTAGCTTAAACGCAGTGAAGCAGACTTTACGCCGCGCTCACAATGCTAGTGTGCCTATTCTTGGATTCATCCTCAACAAAGTGTCAGCCAGCTCGCAAGAGGCGCAGGGTTATGGCTATGGGTATGGCTATGCGCCCCGCAAACGAGGGGGATGA
- the wbaP gene encoding undecaprenyl-phosphate galactose phosphotransferase WbaP, whose protein sequence is MGVLNPSGLHRKPVAALPAISSFPQAGALLLGDALSLLGVYSLTYFLLPIWGLAVESPHSSLVWGAVWLCWRAYQGLYPGYGRSPQTELRLHVMGTAQVVAVQLAAGLALQRFSPSVSGTVLSWALLLLLSLFVRYGIRSVLIRTGKYGRPISVIGAGQTAAMAIHHLRAHPAYGLNPVAAYDDNHELHGTTLHGVPILGTIEQAITEPRTEQALVSIPGARAETQQRIVNATYASFPHTWVIPDLFGIPNQALQPHNIGSVASLEVRNNLRSVQARTLKRTIDLLGSGLGGLLLLPLLLLIALAIRLDSPGPAVYRARRLGRNGEPFDCFKFRSMHRDAEAKLKSVLDSDPTLRAEFEATHKLRNDPRVTRVGAFLRKTSLDELPQLANVLLGTMSLVGPRPIVQGEVSKYGDIYAVYKQVRPGMTGYWQANGRSDTSYNERVGMDNFYVTNWTPWLDIVVLIQTVRVVMLGKGAY, encoded by the coding sequence ATGGGTGTGTTGAACCCGTCTGGGCTGCATAGGAAACCTGTGGCTGCGTTGCCTGCCATAAGCAGTTTTCCCCAAGCAGGTGCCCTCCTGCTGGGAGACGCGCTGAGCCTGCTAGGTGTCTATAGCCTGACGTATTTTCTACTGCCAATATGGGGGTTAGCAGTCGAAAGTCCACACTCTTCCCTAGTCTGGGGAGCAGTATGGCTATGCTGGCGAGCCTATCAGGGGCTGTATCCCGGATACGGACGCTCTCCGCAAACCGAGCTGCGATTACATGTCATGGGTACGGCGCAGGTGGTGGCAGTGCAACTGGCAGCAGGACTCGCATTGCAACGCTTCTCGCCAAGTGTGTCTGGTACGGTATTGAGTTGGGCGCTACTCCTGCTGCTTAGTCTGTTTGTGCGCTATGGCATCCGTTCGGTCTTGATTCGAACTGGTAAGTATGGTCGGCCGATCAGCGTGATTGGCGCAGGACAAACGGCTGCTATGGCCATTCATCATCTCCGTGCCCATCCTGCATATGGCCTGAACCCGGTTGCGGCATACGACGACAATCATGAACTGCATGGCACTACGCTGCACGGGGTGCCCATCCTGGGCACTATTGAGCAGGCCATCACAGAGCCCCGAACGGAGCAGGCACTCGTCTCCATTCCAGGCGCACGTGCTGAGACACAGCAGCGTATTGTCAATGCCACGTATGCCTCATTTCCACATACTTGGGTCATCCCGGACCTGTTCGGTATTCCAAACCAAGCCCTACAACCCCACAATATCGGCAGCGTGGCTAGCTTGGAAGTCCGAAACAACCTGAGGAGTGTCCAGGCTAGAACGTTAAAACGTACCATTGATCTGTTGGGATCGGGTCTGGGTGGTTTGCTGCTGTTGCCTCTCCTTCTGCTGATTGCTCTGGCCATTAGACTCGATAGTCCAGGCCCGGCTGTATACCGTGCTCGCCGCCTTGGACGTAATGGTGAGCCGTTTGACTGCTTCAAATTCCGCAGTATGCACCGTGACGCAGAAGCCAAGCTCAAGAGCGTACTGGACAGCGACCCTACGCTGCGGGCTGAATTTGAGGCCACACACAAGCTGAGGAATGATCCACGGGTCACCAGGGTTGGCGCGTTTTTACGGAAAACGAGTTTGGATGAGCTGCCCCAACTGGCTAATGTGCTCCTGGGAACTATGAGTCTAGTTGGTCCAAGACCCATAGTGCAGGGTGAAGTGTCTAAATACGGTGATATCTACGCTGTGTATAAGCAGGTTCGTCCTGGAATGACTGGCTACTGGCAAGCAAACGGTCGCAGTGATACTAGTTATAATGAGAGGGTTGGTATGGACAATTTCTATGTAACTAACTGGACTCCCTGGTTGGATATAGTTGTTCTTATTCAGACCGTTCGCGTGGTCATGCTTGGGAAGGGAGCATATTGA
- a CDS encoding YceD family protein yields MTDSPRIHLGALMRSTLDDAQAEGHLDHLQYEQGGQLHTLRFASPAPFEVSVNTLGGSEMYLQGSFEPVLIMECARCLRDVEVPVDVQLGTLMRYEPSAEQPYLEEADTGEEVLVFGDPDLDLGAYLAETTLLSAPLSVLHDEACKGLCQVCGHDLNEGPCEHMAQVPVEEIDDELGTPSGSLHAKQNPFAALADLKLPED; encoded by the coding sequence ATGACGGATTCACCTCGGATTCACCTGGGTGCGCTGATGCGGTCCACGCTGGACGACGCGCAGGCAGAAGGGCACCTTGATCACCTCCAGTACGAGCAGGGCGGGCAGCTGCACACCCTGCGCTTCGCGTCCCCGGCGCCCTTCGAGGTGTCGGTCAATACGCTGGGCGGCTCGGAGATGTACCTGCAGGGCTCGTTCGAGCCGGTGCTGATCATGGAGTGCGCCCGCTGCCTGCGCGACGTGGAGGTGCCCGTGGACGTGCAGCTGGGTACGCTGATGCGCTACGAGCCCTCGGCGGAGCAGCCGTACCTGGAGGAGGCCGACACCGGTGAGGAGGTGCTGGTGTTCGGCGATCCGGATCTGGACCTGGGTGCGTACCTCGCGGAGACGACGCTGCTGAGCGCGCCGCTGAGCGTGCTGCACGACGAGGCCTGCAAGGGGCTGTGTCAGGTGTGCGGGCACGACCTGAACGAGGGACCGTGCGAGCACATGGCGCAGGTGCCGGTCGAGGAGATCGACGACGAACTGGGCACCCCGTCGGGGTCGCTGCATGCCAAGCAGAATCCGTTCGCGGCGCTGGCGGACCTGAAGCTCCCAGAGGACTGA
- a CDS encoding oligosaccharide flippase family protein, whose amino-acid sequence MIYLSFFLRGFSFLIIAPYATKLIPPDYWGAVLSAQALGLWVTLILDYGFNVTATRNLVSLLSNKLSISSAISGIYTAKLVLLIPSIIVVVLGVYFSSLKNYTVLSLFIVFWAAAQSFGPVWYFQAIDRLHIYALTDIFSRLLYILLIFIFLRSPEDYYLIIVLQFLTILISTIVQCVIMSLDIGPEIFKVSLVDGINALRSGWSISIFTIITSIYTAAGIFILGIFVPSHQVAVYGNADRLARAGLSMFGPINQIIVPRIYSLMHQGFREGVKYIYRVSAFYFPVAVLIFFLIILLAKPAITILFGDSYIESVNILRLLGLLFPIIALNTILSSFILIPLGKDNYVTVVYSIASALSLGAMIILIPHMGIVGMAYSVIIPEAFASISLGFQVYKILRRNRAES is encoded by the coding sequence TTGATATATCTCTCCTTTTTTCTGAGAGGCTTCTCCTTTTTAATAATTGCACCGTATGCAACTAAGTTAATTCCTCCAGATTATTGGGGTGCGGTCCTTTCAGCTCAAGCTTTAGGATTATGGGTAACTCTTATCCTGGATTATGGATTTAACGTTACTGCAACTAGAAATTTAGTGAGTTTACTAAGTAATAAACTATCAATTTCCTCAGCTATTTCTGGAATATATACAGCAAAGCTGGTATTATTAATACCATCGATTATAGTTGTAGTTTTGGGTGTTTATTTTAGTTCTCTTAAGAATTACACCGTTCTAAGCCTATTTATAGTTTTTTGGGCGGCTGCCCAATCTTTTGGGCCCGTATGGTATTTCCAAGCTATCGATAGGCTGCATATCTATGCTCTGACGGATATATTTTCAAGATTACTATATATACTGCTTATTTTCATATTTTTAAGGAGTCCGGAAGACTACTATTTAATCATCGTGCTTCAATTTTTAACCATACTTATTTCAACCATAGTGCAATGTGTTATTATGTCTCTTGATATAGGGCCGGAGATTTTCAAAGTATCCCTTGTGGACGGTATAAATGCTTTAAGATCCGGCTGGAGCATATCTATATTCACTATTATCACAAGTATATACACAGCAGCGGGTATATTTATCTTAGGGATTTTTGTACCAAGCCATCAAGTTGCTGTTTATGGAAATGCTGATAGGTTGGCGCGTGCAGGTTTATCAATGTTTGGTCCAATTAATCAAATAATTGTACCAAGAATATATAGTCTCATGCATCAAGGATTTAGGGAGGGTGTCAAATATATTTATCGAGTTTCAGCATTTTATTTTCCGGTTGCAGTATTGATATTTTTCCTTATAATTTTGCTGGCTAAGCCGGCGATCACTATATTATTTGGCGATTCATACATAGAGAGCGTCAATATTTTGAGATTATTGGGATTACTTTTTCCTATTATCGCATTAAATACAATATTGTCTTCTTTTATTCTTATTCCACTCGGGAAGGATAATTATGTAACAGTTGTTTATTCCATTGCTTCGGCTTTATCATTAGGTGCTATGATAATTTTGATTCCTCATATGGGAATAGTAGGTATGGCCTATTCAGTGATTATTCCTGAGGCTTTTGCATCAATCTCATTAGGTTTTCAAGTTTATAAGATTTTAAGGAGGAATCGTGCGGAATCTTAG
- a CDS encoding glucose-1-phosphate thymidylyltransferase: protein MKAIIPAAGLGTRLRPLTYTRPKPVLRVAGQPIIAHAIHTLVQAGITEIGIVVSDITRAEIQHAVEHLSGVHITLIDQHEQLGLGHAVLTAREWVGQDDFCVYLGDNLFEHGAAPFVHAFQHDRPAALIALVEVPDPTAFGVAQLDGTRITRLVEKPKDPPSNLAVAGLYCFTPEIFRMLDGMPASARGEYEITDGIQRLIDAGLTVQGQPVQGWWKDTGRPADLLDANRLLLEQLEGDIQGEVTDSRITGRVVIPASTRVIRSKIVGPVMLGEGVVIEDAYIGPFTSIGSGTVVRGAEVEHSVVDEGAQIEHVSKRLQDCLIGVRAQVRGGRTVPRTHKLTISDASLVELA from the coding sequence GTGAAAGCGATCATTCCTGCGGCGGGGCTGGGCACACGCCTGCGGCCCCTGACCTACACCCGCCCCAAACCCGTCCTGCGCGTCGCTGGTCAGCCCATCATCGCTCACGCCATCCACACGCTCGTGCAGGCCGGCATCACCGAGATCGGCATTGTCGTTTCAGACATCACCCGCGCCGAGATTCAGCACGCCGTCGAGCACCTCTCCGGCGTGCACATCACCCTCATCGACCAGCACGAGCAGCTCGGCCTCGGGCACGCCGTCCTCACGGCCCGCGAGTGGGTGGGGCAGGACGACTTCTGCGTGTATCTGGGCGACAACCTCTTCGAGCATGGCGCGGCTCCCTTCGTCCACGCCTTCCAGCACGACCGGCCCGCGGCCCTCATCGCCCTGGTGGAGGTCCCCGACCCCACTGCCTTCGGTGTCGCGCAGCTCGACGGCACCCGCATCACCCGCCTCGTCGAGAAACCCAAGGATCCCCCCAGCAACCTCGCCGTGGCGGGCCTGTACTGCTTCACCCCGGAGATCTTCAGGATGCTCGACGGCATGCCGGCGTCGGCGCGGGGCGAATATGAGATCACCGACGGTATCCAGCGGCTCATCGATGCGGGGCTGACCGTGCAGGGTCAACCCGTTCAGGGGTGGTGGAAGGACACTGGGCGCCCCGCTGATCTGCTGGATGCCAACCGGCTGCTCTTGGAACAGCTGGAGGGCGACATTCAGGGTGAGGTCACCGATTCCCGGATCACGGGGCGGGTGGTCATTCCAGCGTCGACCCGCGTGATCCGCAGCAAGATCGTCGGCCCGGTCATGCTGGGTGAGGGCGTCGTGATCGAGGACGCGTACATCGGGCCTTTTACCAGTATCGGTTCGGGCACGGTGGTGCGCGGCGCGGAAGTGGAGCACAGCGTGGTGGATGAGGGCGCGCAGATCGAGCACGTCAGCAAGAGATTGCAGGACTGTCTGATCGGCGTGCGCGCCCAGGTCAGGGGGGGCCGCACGGTGCCCCGCACGCACAAGCTGACGATCAGTGACGCCAGCCTCGTCGAACTCGCCTGA